Part of the Limihaloglobus sulfuriphilus genome is shown below.
CACGGGCCTTCTGAAGGGATTCAATCTTGTAATCTATAGTCTTGACAGATGCATCAGATTTATGCAGCGCGTCTTGTTCGTCTTTATCCTGAATAGATTTACGAAAATCTCCCTCGCCGTCATACTTGCCGCGTTCCATCGTTGCATGAGCGGCATAAAATTTCATTTCATCAGCCAGTTTGGCATCATCCGGACGCATGCTTGCCATAAAAGCAGCCAGTTTATATGCCTCATCATACATCCGCATATTGGAGTAGGCATCACGGACGTCTCTAAGATAATTCATAGAAGGATTATCCGCCTGCATCAGGGCCTCTGAAGCCAGCTGTGCAACCCATTTTGCCGCAGGGAAAAAAGAGCCTTTAACAGCGGCCTTAAGCATCTTGACGGCATAAGTCAGGTTGTCGGGATCCTTTGCCAACAGATATTCAGAGTGAAGCATCTCGTCAAGCGGGGTTTTGCCGCCCTTTCTGCTCATCTTATCTTTCAGGCCGGGCCCTTTGCCGCCTGCCATTTTACGTTTTATCGAGACATCACGGAGTGCGGCATGACCCTCGGGAACAACATCGGGGCTTATGCGCAATCCTTCCAGGTACATCTCAATAGCATAATCAAAGTTGCCCATCTCGGCAACTTTATAAGCCTTCATAAAAAAAGTTCGCGACGCTTTATGTTCATTCTGCATAATGATATCCGAAAATTCCCGTAAACAAATCGGGATAAAATCTGTAAAATAATATTCTCTCTTTGTTTATATTAAAAACAAAATTGCTGTTTGTCAATTCTTTTACGCCGTAGAACAGATAATTTTACTTACCGTTGTCTGACACGGCTGACTTATTCATAATCGCCGGCGAAATCAACATAAGACATTGTTTTACATGCTCATACAAAACTTTACATTTAGCGGACAGGATTTGTGTAATTACCCCGCGGTATAAAAACGCGGCGGCCCTCGACCTCAAGACTTGTCCCATCTATACCAAAAACCGTGGAAATCAGATTTTTTTTGTATATATCCTCTGGAGATTCAATGTGAAAGCTGCCGCTGCTCAGCAGCATCGCCATATCACAGTACTGGGCGGCAAGATTTATGTTGTGAGTAACAATGATGACCGTCTTACCCTGCTCAATCTGCATTTTTTTCAGGAGGTCATAAATCGCAACCTGATGTTTCAGGTCAAGACTGCTTGTAGGCTCATCAAGAACCAGTATCGGAGTATCCTGTGCGATTGCCCGTGCGATAAAGACCCGCTGTCTCTCTCCGCCGCTGATCTGGTCAAGCTCTCTGTCTTTTAGATGAGCCGTTTCTGTAAGTTCCAAAGCGTGATTAACCAGATACTTATCATTTTCACCCTCAAAGCCTAAAACATTGAAAAAGGGTGTCCGGGCCATCATAACCGTTTCATAAACAGAAAAACCAAACGCCGGAACAAACTGCTGCCGGACTACCGCTATCAATCTGGCAAAATCTTTTGATTTGTATGAGCTGACTTCTCTGCCGTTGAGTTTTATACTGCCTGATATCGGCCTTAAAGCGCCAAAAAGCAGGTTTAAAAATGTCGATTTGCCCGCACCGTTTGGCCCGGCAATGGCAAAAAACATACCCTGTTTTATAAAGCATGTAAGCTCATTTATAATTTTCTCCTGCTGTCTGTATGCAAAGGAGATATCTCTTACATCTATACCTTCGCTCAGCATGAGAGTGTAACCTTTCTGGAGTAACGAATCAGAAGGGCTATAAACACCGGCCCACCCAGAATCGCGGTTATAACCCCTACCGGTATCTGTGACGGCGATACAAGAGTACGGGCAAAAGTATCCGCAATCATGAGAAAAATTGCCCCGCAGATCGCACTAAGGGGGATAAGCTGGCGGTGGTCGGGGCCAAACACAAGTCTTACTGCATGGGGCACAATCAGACCCGCAAAACCGATAAGGCCGCTAAGGCTAACCGCCGCGGAGGTTAAAACACCAGTAACGGCAAAAGCAATCAGCCGGACATTTTTAACGTTTACGCCGATAGTTTCCGCATCGCCGGCACCAAAACTCATAACATTCAGACGCGGGCTGATATACTGGAGTATAATCAGAGCCGCCGCCAGAGCTGAAAAACCTGCCATTAGTGTCGAAAACGGAACTTCTGAGATGTTGCCCATCAGCCAGAGCATCGTTCCGTAAACCTGCCGGCTCTCGGATATAGACACAAGAAACATTATTATCGCAGAGAAAAAAGCATTTATTACAACGCCTGTCAACAGCAGGTTCGTAACCTGCTTCCTGCCGGCAGCCGCTCCTACTGCCCATACTAACCATACGGAAAATAATGACCCGATAAAAGCGGATATTCCCAGACTGCTGATACCCGCAATGGCAAAATTAAACCCAAGAAAGGCTGCCAGTGTCGCCCCAAGGCCCGCCCCGCTGGAGATGCCGAGTATAAACGGATCAGCAAGAGGGTTACGCAGTATGGCCTGGAGAACTACTCCGGCAGCGGCAAGTGATGCGCCGACAAGGGCCGCCAGAAGAACACGAGGTAAGCGTATTCTGAATATGATGTCATGAGAGACATCACGGGCTTCAGGGCTTTGAACAAGCACAGAAAACACCCTGGCCGGAGAATAAAACTCCGTACCGAAACATACGCACAGCCATACAGTAACTGCCAGCAAACCAATGCCCGCTGCAAGGCGAACCGCCAAAATGTCTGTTTTAAGTGATGACATGCAAGGATTATACTACAAAAACCGCTGTTGTCTATTCAAGATTGTCCCAATTAAATTCGGGATGTATTGCACGGGCCAGAAGAGCTACAGCCTTTGCAGACCGCGGGCCCGGGCGTGAAATTATGTCAGAGTTTAAAAAATAAATATCCCCGCTCTTGACCGCGGGTATGCTTTCCCAGCGGGTAATGACTTCTAGTATCTCTTCCTTTTGCTCAGTTGTGTAGGGATTATCAGTTATTATGATTACTTCGGGCTCAATCGCCAGAAGCGATTCCGAGTTGAGCTGTGGGTATTTACCAAGCCCGCCCACTCCTGTAATACTGCCGCCGGCGTAGCGGACAAGCTCCGATATGAAAGTATTTTCTCCAACTGCCACAATAGGTCTTGGCTGAACAATGACCAAAGTTTTCTTTGGCATCAGAGACTTAGACGCTGACTTATACCTGTCAATCTCAGATTCAAGCTCTGCTGCCAGTTTAACGCCCTTTTCGGCTATGCCGCAAGCCGCGGCGATTGTAACCATTGAATCCGTTATCTGCTCTATTGTGTTAATCTTTACTACGGTGCACTTTAGCTCAAGTGCCTCCAGCCTCTGTTTCAGAGACTCGTTAAGCATAGATTCAATGGCAAATATATGGGTAGGCTTAAGCCGGACCAGTGTTTCTATATCCGGATGCAAGGACCCGATTTTTGTTATGAGCCTTGCCTGTTCAGGGTAATCGCAGTTGGTTGTTACGCCGACAATACTGCCGCCCAGATCCAGTTGAAAAAGTATCTCTGTTATACTTGGTGCCAGCGAAACAATTCTAAGCGAGCCTTTTTCAGGAGTCTGGATTTGTCCCTGTATATCAGATTCACCTTTATCGCAGCCGGAGAATAAACAAAGCAAAGCAGCCGCCAAAGACAAACAAACCAAACCTTTCATCAGAAGCCCCTGCGTTTAAACTGCTTTTCAAGCTCGTCTATCGAAAATTTCAGCACGGTAGGCCTGCCGTGGGGGCATCTGCTGGAGGACTCTATAAGTCCTTTCTGCGCCACAAGGTCTTCCATCTCATCACGTGAAAGCCGCTGATTCGCCTTCACCGCCGCCTTGCACGCCGCCATCTCCAAAATATCCTGCAGAAGCTCCGCATCATCAGGCGCAACAGGTCTGGTAATAAGCATATCCAGAAGATCGCTGACAAATTCCGCCGGCGAAACCTTCTCAAGAATCATTGGAAAACTGTGAATCGCGATGGTTGACGGGCCGAACTCTTCTATCTCAATTCCAAGTTTATCAAAAAGCCCGGAATTCTGATTAACCCTCTCAAGCTGGCTCGCTGTTACATCCAGAGTCTCAGGTACCAGAAATCTCTGCTTCTGGAGAGGCCGCGAATTCTCTCCCGTTATCAGCTCAGAGAGTTTTTGAAAAATAATCCTCTCATGCAGTGCGTGCTGGTCAATAACCATAAACCCATCACCGGTAGGCAAAAGTATATATGTATTATTCACCTGTACAGGCCCATCATAAAACTGTGAAAAACCAAGCCCGCTTTCCCGGGGGCCTTGATTTGGAAAATCACCGCTGCCGCTGCTGAGGCGGTTGGGCGTGTCTCCGACAGAAAAATCCTTAGGCGGCGAAGAAGGAAGTCTTGAGCTTTTGCCGTCTCCCGTAAAATTAAAATTCCGTTGAGTTGCGGGTTTCGAGCCGGTCTTAAAAAAATCAGCGAGAGCATCTTTGACCCTCTGCTGACGCCCCGACATCTCAGGAGACAAACCGCCGGCGAATTCACTCGCCGTCAGAGATTCGCCGCTGCCTGCTTCTACATCGAGGTCGAGGCTCATGAGTTTTTCCCTTATGACACCGAGCAGTTGCGAGTGGACAAGGTTGGGATTGTCAAACCTTACTTCTATTTTTGTCGGGTGGACATTCACATCGTACATATCATACGGCATTTGAAGAAAAATAAACGCCACGGGGAACCTGTTGGGCTCTGTCAGGCCACGGTAAGCCTCTTTTAAAGAATGGGTTATAAATCTGTCACGTATGTATCTGCCGTTGAGGAAGGTGTATTGAAATTTATTCGTTGTTCGTGATATAGACGGATGGCCAAGATAAGCGGCTATAGTCAAATCCTTCTCTTCGCTGAGAACCGGTACGAGCCCCTGTGCGATATCCTTTGTCAAAAGCACAGAAATACGTGAAACAACATCATCTCCCGCGAGAAGGTGATACAGCAGTCTGCCATTATGGGAGAGCTTCATTTCTATGCCGCAGTTTGCCAGAGCAATACGCGTGAACTGCTCAGAAATATGTCCCATTTCCGTATTTACAGTTTTGAGAAATTTCCGCCTTGCAGGCAGTTTATAAAACAGGTCGCGAACTTCCAGAGTCGTGCCGTAATCGCCGCTTACCGGCGTTACGGCTCCTTTATCTCCGCAGTCAATCTCCATTGAATAAGCGCTGATACTGTCGCGTTCGCGGCTTTTTATTTTTACCCTGGCAACAGAAGATATGCTCGCCAGGGCCTCGCCGCGGAAACCCATCGACGATATCCCCAGCAGCTCGTCCATGGTCCGAAGTTTACTTGTCGCATGAGGCTCGAAAGCCGTCTCTATATCTTCCGGTTCTATTCCGCCGCCGTCGTCGGTAACCTGTATAAGCCGCTTGCCGCCGTCCTCTACACTGACCGCGATACGGGATGCGCCGGCATCAATACTGTTTTCCATTAGCTCCTTAACAATATTTGCCGGTCTTTCGATAACCTCGCCGGCGGCGATCATATTGATCATATTTTTGTCAAGTACAGCTATTTTTGCCATTTAAATAGTTCGTGTTGCTAAGTTACTATTCTTAATGCAATAAAGTCACATAAAACGCAAACGCAATGCAAAGATGAGTTATCTGATTATCAGACTCTCGCCGGTCATCTCCTCGGGTTTTTCCAGGCCCATCATATCGAGAAAAGTCGGGACAACATCGGCAAGCCTGCCGCCGCCGCGAAGTTTACAGTTCTTGAAATCCTCATCAAAGACAACCAGCGGCACATCTCCGGTAGTATGAGCGGTGAACGGGACATCAGCCGAGCCGTCTGCCATTTTCTCCGAATTGCCGTGGTCTGCCAGCACTAACGCCGCGCCGCCAAGCTCTTTGACCTTGTCAAGTATCCTGCCGACGCATAAATCAACCGTATGACAGGCTTTAACCGCCGCTTCCAGAATGCCGGTATGGCCGACCATATCAGGGTTGGCAAAGTTGGTTACGATAATATCATATTTCCCGCTGTCAATATGTTCAAGAACAGTATCGCATACCTCATGAGCGCTCATTTCCGGCTTCAAATCGTACGTCTCAACCTTTGGAGACGGGATAATCTGCCTGTCCTCGCCCGGGAACGGCTCTTCGCGGTAATCGTTAAAGAAAAACGTTACATGGGCGTACTTTTCTGTCTCGGCACACCTGAACTGTCTAAGCCCAAGATCGCCTGTATATTCACCGAAAATGTTCTTCATCTTCGCGGGCTTGGGAAAAGCAACCGGAGCGTTTATAGTTCTATCGTATTCTGTCATGCAGACATACGTTATGTCCAGCTTTTTGCCGCGGTCAAAATTATTGAAGTCATCATCGACAAAAGCCCGTGTTATCTCCCGCGGCCTGTCGCCCCTGAAATTGAAGAAAATAACAGAGTCGCCGTCTTCTACCAGCGCTACCGGTTTGCCGCTCTCATCGGTAATGCAGAGCGGTTTAACAAACTCGTCGGTCTCGCCCTTCTCGTAGCTTGCTTTCATAGCTTCAGCGGCGCTGCCGGCTTTGCCGCCGTTGCCCCGAGTGATATTTTCATACGCCTGAACAACGCGTTCCCAGCGGTTATCGCGGTCCATGCCGTAAAAACGGCCCTGAATACTTGCAATTTTACCCACACCAATTTGAGCCATCTTTGCTTCTATCTGCTGCAGATAATCCGCACCGCTTGTGGGCGGGCTGTCGCGGCCGTCAGTCAAAGCGTGTAAGTAAACCTCGGACAATCCGTTACGTTTGGCCAGCTCAAGCAAACCGTAGAGATGCCCCAGCAGAGAATGCACGCCAATATCACTGCACAGCCCCATCAGGTGGAGCTTGCCGCCGTTGGCTTTGGCATTTTCAACCGCTTTGAGCAGTGTCTCATTCTCGAAAAATGAACCGTCCCGGATCGCAAGCGTCAAACGAACCGACTCCTGATATACAATCCTGCCGGCACCTATGTTCTGGTGGCCGACCTCGCTGTTGCCCATGGTACCCTCGGGCAACCCCACATCTTCGCCACTTGTGTGGATTAGGGTGTTGGGATATTCACTCATCAGCATATCATCTGCCGGAGTATCAGCCACTTTGATTGCATTAAACTTATCATCGGCAGGATTGGGATTATGGCCCCAGCCGTCACGAATTATCATTACATAAGGTTTTTTACGCAGTTTTACCTTTGATTCTGTCATTTTATATACCTTTCAGAGAATTATTTCGAAGTTATGCGATGTATGATATAGACATTAGCCGATAAGTCAACGATGATGACTCAATAATTACACTGATTATAAAAATGCTATTTCTAATGGCAACAGAAAATAGTATCTGCAAAAATATAAATTTACAATTGCCTTTTGTTTCCTTAGATGTTAGTATTAAATTCTCAAAAATTTATAGGTTACTAAATACATACGTTGGAGCTAAATAATGAACAGACGCGATTTTATCAGGAACTCATTGGCCGGCATCGGCATCTTTGCAGCCGGATGCGGCGGAAATAAAATATTTTCAACCGGTAAACCAACAAAAGACGCGCCAAATATACTTATCATAAACATAGACGACATGGGCTATGGTGATATGTCCTGCCACGGCAATCCCGTGCTCAATACAGCCAACCTTGACAAACTCCACGCGGAAAGCGTCCGTTTTACACAGTTTCACGCGGCTCCGATGTGCACACCAACTCGCGGCCAGCTTCTCACCGGCATTGATGCTCTGAGAAACGGCAGCCGCTGGGTCGGCACAGAAGCTGTCCATCTTCGCACAGACCTGCCGGTTATGCCTGAAATATACAGTGATGCCGGCTATGCAACGGGGATTTTCGGCAAATGGCATATCGGCGATAACTACCCGCTAAGGCCGCAGGACCGCGGCTTTGATGAAGTTCTCACATTCCCCCAGCAGGAAGTGGGAACAGTAAACGATTACTGGGATAATGACTACTTTGACGACGTTTACGAGCATAACGGAGAAAGAAAACAATACAAAGGCTTCTGCACGGACGTTTGGTTTGAGCAGGCGATCAAATGGATGGACAAAACATCCGCCGCCGGCAAACCGTTTTTGTGCATGATACCTACAAACGTCGTTCACGGGCCGTATTTCAGCCCGCAGATATACCGCGACATGGCCGACAGGCCTAACCAGCCAAAAGATGTCCAGACTTTCTATGGTAACATGATCAACCTTGATATCAACATAGGAAAAGCTATTGATTTCCTCGAATCCAAAGGCCTCCGCGAAAACACAATAGTTGTCTTCATGACAGACAACGGTGTAACAATGGGTTACGGTACATATAACGCAGGCATGAGAGGCATGAAAACACAGCTCTGGGAAGGCGGACACAGGGTGCCTCTGTTTATTAGCTGGCCAAAAGCCGGCCTGCCCAAAGGCAAAGATATACACGAGCTGGCACAAGTCCAGGATGTTTTGCCGACACTGCTGGATTTCTGTGATGTTGATTTTCCAATGCAGACACTTGACGGAACCAGCCTGGCCGGCCAGATTCGCGGCGAAAAAGAAATGCCCGACCGTGTTCTGGTTGTTCAGATGCAGCGGCGGATTCCAATAACAAAATACGATGCCTGCATTATGTGGGGGCCGTGGCGGCTGCTCAACGCGATAGATATTGACCCCCATGAAAAACCTGATAAGCGGGAAATGTACAAAAAACGCCGACAGAACATGGAACAGGTATATCTTGAGCTCTACAACGTGGAAGACGACCCGCATCAGGACAACAATGTCTATGACAAACACCCCGAAGTTGTCGCTAAAATGAAAGCAGCTTACGAAAAATGGTGGCAGGGTGTACAGCCCGATATAAACAAGATGACCCATGTTATAATCGGTAATGATGCTGAAAACCCGTCAATGATCGCCTGCACATCGTGGGCAACTACCTACTTTACCCAGAAAAGTGCGATTTTAGAGGGTAGAAAATCAAACGGCTACTGGAACCTGATAGCGGATCAAAGCGGCCAATACGATTTTGAGCTGTGCAGATGGCCCAAAGAAACAAACGCTGCCCTGCAGGACAAGGTTGACGTTAAATATACAGACACATTCCCTTACGGCCCGGGCAAAGAAGGTACCGCCCTGCCGATTGCAAAGGCGAGAATACAGGTCAACGATATTGACCGAACAATTGATGTCAACAAGGGCGATAAGGCCGCGAAATTTACATGCAGGCTGAACAAAGGCCCTGTAAGGCTGAAAACATGGTTCTACGACAAAAACGGCAATGAGCTCTGCGGAGCCTATTATGTGTATGTTACACGCAGATAGCGGCTTAGAGTATCCTGTAATCTTCAAGTACGCAGCGTATTTGCTCGGCTGACTGAAACTGAACAGATTTCATGCCGGTTGCTATTGCACCCTCAACGTTTGCCGGCAGGTCGTCGATAAACAAACACTTTTCAGGCGGTTTGCCGACATTGGCGGCCGCGGCGAGATAGCACTGTTTCTCCGGCTTGCCGAAACCGATTTCATAGCTGAGAGTGGGCTTATCTATCGCCGCCACATGCGGGTATGTGCTCCGTAGGTGGTTCCAGTGCAAAGGGTCTGTGTCAGAGAGGAGCCCGAGAGCGGTTTTGTTTTTTAAGTCATAAACAAGCCCCTCCATCCCCGGCATAGGCAGAAAAATATCGCACCACAAACCGCTGAAAGTTTCAAAATCCAGATCAAGCGAAAACTCGCCGCGTACTTTCTTATAGAACTCATTCGGAGTAAGCCGGCCTGTATTATATTCCCTTATAACTTTATGGTGCATAAGTTTATGCATCAAGAGCCCGTCATCGCCGGCGAGCAGTTCACTGAAAAAACGAAATATCCCACGGCTGGTATCGATATCTACCAGCACCCTGCCAAGGTCAAAAATAACCGCCTCAATGTCTGTTTTGCTGTCTTTCATAATCTCTCTATCGAATTCGCCAATAAGTTGTTAAAAACTGATTGTAAGCTCTTTAAGCAAAAACCGCTATGGAAATCACAAAACAGGCTCAAAAGCCTGCTTATTGTCAATTGTTCATTATCCATCGTTTATTGAATCATATCATAGATTTCTCCGATTGAAAGCCTGTAACACTTTTATTTTTCAAATGTAAAGTCCTTAAATAAAAACACTTGCAAATAAAAAGAGTCTCAACCCCTTTAATTTACTCAACCGAGACGGTTGACCTACTTATGGTCATCCGCCCCTTGTTGTCATAATAATACATCCAGGGATAATCCATCGTATTGTCGTCAATAATAAACTTAAAAATAAAATATAAGCAACTGTAAAACATCAACTTATAAAACAAAGAATCTCAACCCCTTTAATTTTCCCCATGACAGACAACGGTGTAACAATGGGTTACGGTACATATAACGCAGGCATGAGAGGCATGAAAACACAGCTCTGGGAAGGCGGA
Proteins encoded:
- a CDS encoding HAD family hydrolase, with product MKDSKTDIEAVIFDLGRVLVDIDTSRGIFRFFSELLAGDDGLLMHKLMHHKVIREYNTGRLTPNEFYKKVRGEFSLDLDFETFSGLWCDIFLPMPGMEGLVYDLKNKTALGLLSDTDPLHWNHLRSTYPHVAAIDKPTLSYEIGFGKPEKQCYLAAAANVGKPPEKCLFIDDLPANVEGAIATGMKSVQFQSAEQIRCVLEDYRIL
- a CDS encoding ABC transporter substrate-binding protein, translated to MKGLVCLSLAAALLCLFSGCDKGESDIQGQIQTPEKGSLRIVSLAPSITEILFQLDLGGSIVGVTTNCDYPEQARLITKIGSLHPDIETLVRLKPTHIFAIESMLNESLKQRLEALELKCTVVKINTIEQITDSMVTIAAACGIAEKGVKLAAELESEIDRYKSASKSLMPKKTLVIVQPRPIVAVGENTFISELVRYAGGSITGVGGLGKYPQLNSESLLAIEPEVIIITDNPYTTEQKEEILEVITRWESIPAVKSGDIYFLNSDIISRPGPRSAKAVALLARAIHPEFNWDNLE
- a CDS encoding ABC transporter ATP-binding protein, whose amino-acid sequence is MLSEGIDVRDISFAYRQQEKIINELTCFIKQGMFFAIAGPNGAGKSTFLNLLFGALRPISGSIKLNGREVSSYKSKDFARLIAVVRQQFVPAFGFSVYETVMMARTPFFNVLGFEGENDKYLVNHALELTETAHLKDRELDQISGGERQRVFIARAIAQDTPILVLDEPTSSLDLKHQVAIYDLLKKMQIEQGKTVIIVTHNINLAAQYCDMAMLLSSGSFHIESPEDIYKKNLISTVFGIDGTSLEVEGRRVFIPRGNYTNPVR
- a CDS encoding arylsulfatase, whose amino-acid sequence is MNRRDFIRNSLAGIGIFAAGCGGNKIFSTGKPTKDAPNILIINIDDMGYGDMSCHGNPVLNTANLDKLHAESVRFTQFHAAPMCTPTRGQLLTGIDALRNGSRWVGTEAVHLRTDLPVMPEIYSDAGYATGIFGKWHIGDNYPLRPQDRGFDEVLTFPQQEVGTVNDYWDNDYFDDVYEHNGERKQYKGFCTDVWFEQAIKWMDKTSAAGKPFLCMIPTNVVHGPYFSPQIYRDMADRPNQPKDVQTFYGNMINLDINIGKAIDFLESKGLRENTIVVFMTDNGVTMGYGTYNAGMRGMKTQLWEGGHRVPLFISWPKAGLPKGKDIHELAQVQDVLPTLLDFCDVDFPMQTLDGTSLAGQIRGEKEMPDRVLVVQMQRRIPITKYDACIMWGPWRLLNAIDIDPHEKPDKREMYKKRRQNMEQVYLELYNVEDDPHQDNNVYDKHPEVVAKMKAAYEKWWQGVQPDINKMTHVIIGNDAENPSMIACTSWATTYFTQKSAILEGRKSNGYWNLIADQSGQYDFELCRWPKETNAALQDKVDVKYTDTFPYGPGKEGTALPIAKARIQVNDIDRTIDVNKGDKAAKFTCRLNKGPVRLKTWFYDKNGNELCGAYYVYVTRR
- the mutL gene encoding DNA mismatch repair endonuclease MutL — its product is MAKIAVLDKNMINMIAAGEVIERPANIVKELMENSIDAGASRIAVSVEDGGKRLIQVTDDGGGIEPEDIETAFEPHATSKLRTMDELLGISSMGFRGEALASISSVARVKIKSRERDSISAYSMEIDCGDKGAVTPVSGDYGTTLEVRDLFYKLPARRKFLKTVNTEMGHISEQFTRIALANCGIEMKLSHNGRLLYHLLAGDDVVSRISVLLTKDIAQGLVPVLSEEKDLTIAAYLGHPSISRTTNKFQYTFLNGRYIRDRFITHSLKEAYRGLTEPNRFPVAFIFLQMPYDMYDVNVHPTKIEVRFDNPNLVHSQLLGVIREKLMSLDLDVEAGSGESLTASEFAGGLSPEMSGRQQRVKDALADFFKTGSKPATQRNFNFTGDGKSSRLPSSPPKDFSVGDTPNRLSSGSGDFPNQGPRESGLGFSQFYDGPVQVNNTYILLPTGDGFMVIDQHALHERIIFQKLSELITGENSRPLQKQRFLVPETLDVTASQLERVNQNSGLFDKLGIEIEEFGPSTIAIHSFPMILEKVSPAEFVSDLLDMLITRPVAPDDAELLQDILEMAACKAAVKANQRLSRDEMEDLVAQKGLIESSSRCPHGRPTVLKFSIDELEKQFKRRGF
- the gpmI gene encoding 2,3-bisphosphoglycerate-independent phosphoglycerate mutase, with product MRKKPYVMIIRDGWGHNPNPADDKFNAIKVADTPADDMLMSEYPNTLIHTSGEDVGLPEGTMGNSEVGHQNIGAGRIVYQESVRLTLAIRDGSFFENETLLKAVENAKANGGKLHLMGLCSDIGVHSLLGHLYGLLELAKRNGLSEVYLHALTDGRDSPPTSGADYLQQIEAKMAQIGVGKIASIQGRFYGMDRDNRWERVVQAYENITRGNGGKAGSAAEAMKASYEKGETDEFVKPLCITDESGKPVALVEDGDSVIFFNFRGDRPREITRAFVDDDFNNFDRGKKLDITYVCMTEYDRTINAPVAFPKPAKMKNIFGEYTGDLGLRQFRCAETEKYAHVTFFFNDYREEPFPGEDRQIIPSPKVETYDLKPEMSAHEVCDTVLEHIDSGKYDIIVTNFANPDMVGHTGILEAAVKACHTVDLCVGRILDKVKELGGAALVLADHGNSEKMADGSADVPFTAHTTGDVPLVVFDEDFKNCKLRGGGRLADVVPTFLDMMGLEKPEEMTGESLIIR
- a CDS encoding FecCD family ABC transporter permease encodes the protein MSSLKTDILAVRLAAGIGLLAVTVWLCVCFGTEFYSPARVFSVLVQSPEARDVSHDIIFRIRLPRVLLAALVGASLAAAGVVLQAILRNPLADPFILGISSGAGLGATLAAFLGFNFAIAGISSLGISAFIGSLFSVWLVWAVGAAAGRKQVTNLLLTGVVINAFFSAIIMFLVSISESRQVYGTMLWLMGNISEVPFSTLMAGFSALAAALIILQYISPRLNVMSFGAGDAETIGVNVKNVRLIAFAVTGVLTSAAVSLSGLIGFAGLIVPHAVRLVFGPDHRQLIPLSAICGAIFLMIADTFARTLVSPSQIPVGVITAILGGPVFIALLIRYSRKVTLSC